A single window of Botrytis cinerea B05.10 chromosome 3, complete sequence DNA harbors:
- the Bcbrn2 gene encoding Bcbrn2: MSASSAPFKTLEGKVALVTGSGRGIGRGIALELAARGASVVINYANSAGPAEKVVKEIEELGSKGFAIKADVSKVPEVRRLFEEAKAHFGKLNIVMSNSGTEIFKEEEDVTEEDYDRVFGLNTRAQFFVAQQALIHLEEYGRIVLMSSIAANMSGVPNHALYAGSKAAVEGFVRSFAKDCGKKKITCNGIAPGGIKTDMYEQNAWHYVPGGFEGMDVDIIDKGLASVCSLGRVGVPQDIGRVVSFLAGPESEWVNGQILQLNGGGK; this comes from the exons ATGTCTGCATCATCAGCACCATTCAAGACTCTTGAGGGCAAAGTCGCCCTCGTGACAGGTTCCGGTCGTGGAATTGGTCGAGGTATTGCTCTTGAGCTTGCTGCTCGTGGTGCAAGTGTTGTTATCAATTACGCCAACTCTGCTGGACCAGCGGAAAAGGTTGTCAAGGAAATCGAGGAACTCGGTAGCAAGGGATTTGCTATCAAAGCCGATGTCTCCAAGGTACCAGAAGTCAGACGTTTGTTCGAGGAGGCTAAGGCACATTTCGGTAAACTCAATATTGTTATGAGCAATTCGGGTACCGAAATCTtcaaggaggaggaagatgttACCGAAGAGGATTACGACAGAGTTTTCGGCCTTAACACCAGAGCACAATTCTTTGTTGCTCAACAAGCTCTTATCCACCTCGAGGAATACGGAAGAATTGTTTTGATGTCTTCCATCGCTGCCAATATGTCCGGTGTACCAAACCATGCTTTGTACGCTGGAAGTAAGGCAGCCGTCGAAGGTTTCGTTAGATCTTTCGCCAAGGACTGTGGTAAAAAGAAGATTACATGCAACGGTATTGCTCCCGGTGGAATCAAAACCGATATGTACGAGCA AAATGCATGGCATTACGTCCCAGGCGGATTTGAAGGCATGGATGTAGATATCATTGATAAGGGACTTGCTTCTGTATGCTCACTTGGACGTGTCGGTGTTCCACAAGATATTGGAAGAGTTGTATCATTCTTGGCAGGCCCTGAATCTGAATGGGTCAATG GacaaattcttcaactcaATGGTGGTGGAAAGTAA
- the Bcscd1 gene encoding Bcscd1: MAQGRISFEDYLDLTALVFDWGDSYDAKDWKRLESIIAPELLVDYTTIGKGCWESMPASQFMAMVTDDDFLGDPCVKTQHLLGATRWEKISDDYVIGHHQLRAGHQVYKAADLKEIKLKGHSHATNEHYYKKVNGVWKFAGLKPLVRWNEGDGENDFLKVFKGSYKQ; this comes from the exons ATGGCTCAAGGCAGAATTTCATTCGAGG ACTACCTCGACCTCACAGCATTGGTCTTCGATTGGGGTGACAGCTACGATGCAAAG GACTGGAAACGACTCGAATCCATCATCGCGCCCGAGCTTCTCGTAGACTACACCACCATTGGCAAAGGCTGCTGGGAATCCATGCCCGCTTCCCAATTCATGGCCATGGTAACCGATGACGATTTCCTCGGCGATCCATGCGTCAAGACCCAACATCTTCTCGGTGCTACCCGCTGGGAGAAAATCTCAGATGATTATGTCATTGGACATCATCAATTGAGGGCTGGTCACCAAGTGTACAAAGCTGCAGATTTgaaggaaatcaaattgaagggTCACAGTCATGCCACCAATGAACATTATTACAAGAAGGTTAATGGGGTCTGGAAATTCGCGGGATTGAAACCACTTGTAAGATGGAATGAGGGTGATGGAGAGAACGATTTCTTGAAGGTTTTCAAGGGAAGCTATAAACAATAA